The following proteins are encoded in a genomic region of Oncorhynchus masou masou isolate Uvic2021 chromosome 32, UVic_Omas_1.1, whole genome shotgun sequence:
- the LOC135526221 gene encoding C-X-C motif chemokine 11-1-like, producing the protein MTMITRILLLLAVTICITVAQRSVSQRCLCRKVRNSFGAPNTVEDIQIYPPTPSCDRLEFIVSLKNGVQYCLDPSMKKVQRLLTRLMKKSSPPTVPTPIEAISSERSIDSADI; encoded by the exons ATGACCATGATCACCAGAATACTCCTGCTCCTTGCTGTCACCATCTGTATCACAGTCGCCCAGC GTTCTGTGAGCCAGCGATGTTTGTGTCGTAAGGTGCGGAACAGCTTTGGCGCTCCAAACACTGTTGAGGACATCCAGATCTATCCTCCAACTCCCTCCTGTGACAGGCTGGAGTTCAT TGTTAGCCTTAAGAATGGAGTACAGTACTGCCTGGATCCCAGTATGAAGAAAGTGCAGAGACTTCTCACTCGCCTGAT GAAGAAGTCCTCTCCCCCAACTGTCCCCACTCCAATTGAGGCCATCTCTAGTGAGAGAAGCATTGACTCTGCTGATATCTGA